In the Phaeobacter sp. A36a-5a genome, one interval contains:
- a CDS encoding ABC transporter ATP-binding protein, with protein sequence MSLLSVRDLTVKFAMRDHTVTALNQISFDLGKGERLGIVGESGAGKSITGFSLMNLLSRPGYIDSGEILFGGKDIVKLSDAEMRTIRGNRMAMIFQDPMVTLNPVLTIGQQMVETLKAHRSLSQSEAEQIAILKLREVYIPSPEERLNQYPHELSGGMRQRIIIAMALLLDPELIIADEPTTALDVTIQADIMELLLELCQSNKVGLILITHDLGVVSQMTERTLVMYAGRLIEAGPTREIINDPQHPYTQGLINALPQQTLPGQRLKQIPGNMPGLTSIPPGCPFSARCEYAVDHCRKVLPETVSYRQVEVACHEVSRLQNTSLEEASV encoded by the coding sequence ATGTCGTTGCTTTCCGTTCGCGACCTCACGGTCAAATTTGCGATGCGTGATCACACCGTCACCGCATTGAACCAGATTTCCTTCGACCTTGGAAAAGGCGAGCGTCTGGGCATCGTAGGTGAATCCGGGGCCGGTAAATCCATCACCGGTTTCTCTCTGATGAACCTTCTCAGCCGGCCCGGATATATCGACAGTGGTGAGATCCTTTTTGGTGGCAAGGATATCGTCAAACTGTCCGACGCCGAGATGCGTACGATCCGTGGCAATCGCATGGCGATGATCTTTCAGGATCCGATGGTCACTCTGAACCCGGTCCTGACGATCGGCCAGCAAATGGTCGAAACGCTCAAGGCGCACCGCTCGCTCAGCCAGTCTGAAGCGGAACAGATCGCTATTCTGAAGTTGCGGGAGGTCTATATCCCCTCGCCCGAAGAAAGGCTGAACCAATATCCCCACGAGCTGTCCGGCGGCATGCGGCAACGGATCATCATCGCGATGGCGCTGCTTCTGGATCCGGAGCTGATCATCGCAGATGAACCGACAACTGCGCTGGATGTGACAATTCAGGCGGACATCATGGAGTTGCTGCTCGAACTCTGCCAGTCCAACAAGGTTGGCCTGATCCTGATCACTCATGATCTTGGCGTGGTCAGTCAGATGACCGAGCGCACCCTCGTCATGTACGCCGGTCGTCTGATCGAGGCAGGTCCGACGCGCGAGATTATCAACGACCCGCAACACCCCTATACCCAAGGGCTGATCAACGCGTTGCCGCAACAGACCCTGCCCGGCCAACGACTGAAACAGATCCCGGGCAACATGCCGGGGCTGACATCCATCCCCCCCGGCTGTCCCTTCAGCGCTCGCTGCGAATATGCTGTCGACCACTGCCGCAAGGTGTTGCCGGAAACAGTAAGCTATCGCCAGGTTGAGGTCGCCTGCCACGAAGTCTCCCGCCTGCAGAATACCAGCCTTGAGGAGGCAAGCGTATGA
- a CDS encoding ABC transporter permease encodes MLAYLVKRVFQAIAVMFAISLIGFAIQDNLGDPLRELVGQSVSEEVRQQLRDELGLNDSFVTQYIRFLGNALQGDLGTSYFFKEPALDVILKKLPATLELVMGATLIIVGLSVPLGVYTAIKPNAFFSRLIMGVSIVGISIPVFLTAILMIFVFSVELGWFPSYGRGDVVHVFGYWETNFATADGWVHILLPSVALASIMLPLFVRLIRAEMMEVLQSEYVKYARAKGIRPGRIYFVHALKNTLLPVITVGGVQIGTMVAYTILTETVFQWPGMGFMFLEAVNRVDTPLIVAYLIIVGFIFVVTNTIVDLIYGLVNPTVNIARMGA; translated from the coding sequence ATGCTCGCCTACCTCGTGAAACGCGTGTTTCAGGCTATCGCGGTGATGTTTGCCATCTCGCTGATCGGCTTTGCCATCCAGGACAATCTCGGCGACCCCCTGCGCGAACTGGTCGGTCAGTCCGTTTCGGAAGAGGTCCGCCAGCAACTGCGCGACGAATTGGGTCTGAACGACAGTTTCGTGACACAGTACATCCGATTTCTTGGAAATGCCCTTCAGGGCGACCTCGGCACCAGCTATTTCTTCAAAGAACCCGCGCTCGACGTGATCCTGAAGAAGCTGCCCGCCACTTTGGAACTGGTTATGGGTGCAACCCTGATCATCGTCGGCCTCTCCGTACCCTTGGGCGTTTATACAGCGATCAAACCGAATGCGTTCTTCAGCCGCTTGATCATGGGAGTCTCGATTGTCGGTATCTCGATCCCGGTTTTCCTGACCGCAATCCTGATGATTTTTGTCTTCTCGGTGGAACTCGGATGGTTCCCATCTTACGGGCGGGGCGATGTGGTGCATGTCTTTGGCTATTGGGAAACTAATTTTGCGACCGCAGATGGCTGGGTGCACATCCTGCTGCCTTCGGTCGCGCTGGCATCGATCATGCTGCCGCTGTTCGTACGCCTGATCCGGGCTGAGATGATGGAAGTGCTGCAAAGCGAATACGTGAAATATGCCCGAGCCAAGGGCATCCGCCCCGGACGCATCTATTTTGTGCATGCGCTGAAGAATACCTTGTTGCCGGTGATCACCGTTGGTGGTGTGCAGATCGGAACTATGGTCGCCTACACTATCCTGACGGAGACCGTCTTCCAGTGGCCAGGCATGGGGTTCATGTTCCTTGAGGCGGTGAACCGCGTCGATACCCCGTTGATCGTGGCATATCTCATCATTGTGGGCTTCATCTTTGTGGTGACCAACACAATCGTCGACCTGATCTATGGGCTCGTCAATCCAACAGTCAATATTGCGAGGATGGGCGCATGA
- a CDS encoding ABC transporter ATP-binding protein, translating into MTTQIQDSKPLLELKNLEKRFELDRGFLETIKLRGGRITREKRAVHAVNNVSLTADRGEALCIVGESGCGKSTVARLVAGLLTPSGGEIHYDGQRIDDRSRGEMMPLRKKMQMIFQNPYASLNPRMTIQQALEEPVRHHNPSLSRGEVRDKVSEVMRSVGVDPSWSSRYPHEFSGGQRQRIAIARALTVDPEFIIADEPISALDVSIQAQVLNLMLEAKDQRGLTYFFITHDLSVVEHFGTRVAVLYLGTLCELADTRTLFENPKHPYTKALLSAVPQLKDEGPSHIRLQGEIPTPINLPQGCPFQTRCAFANARCRESRPRPLRQADGSTVACHAVEENRLDG; encoded by the coding sequence ATGACAACCCAGATACAAGACAGCAAACCTTTGCTTGAGCTGAAGAATCTTGAGAAACGCTTTGAATTGGATCGCGGGTTTCTAGAAACCATCAAGCTGCGCGGTGGTCGCATCACCCGTGAGAAACGCGCGGTGCATGCGGTCAACAATGTCTCGCTCACCGCGGACCGTGGCGAAGCGTTGTGTATTGTTGGTGAATCCGGCTGCGGAAAATCTACTGTAGCGCGGCTGGTTGCCGGGCTGCTGACGCCCAGCGGCGGCGAAATCCACTATGATGGTCAACGGATCGACGATCGCTCGCGCGGGGAAATGATGCCCCTGCGCAAGAAGATGCAAATGATCTTTCAGAATCCCTATGCCTCCCTGAACCCGCGCATGACCATCCAGCAGGCGTTGGAAGAACCCGTTCGCCACCACAATCCGTCGCTGTCGCGTGGCGAAGTGCGTGATAAAGTGTCGGAGGTCATGCGGTCTGTTGGTGTGGATCCGAGCTGGTCCAGCCGCTATCCGCATGAATTCTCGGGTGGCCAGCGCCAGCGGATCGCAATCGCCCGGGCATTGACTGTCGACCCCGAGTTCATCATCGCGGATGAACCGATTTCGGCACTGGATGTCTCGATCCAGGCACAGGTTCTGAACCTGATGTTGGAAGCCAAGGACCAGCGGGGACTGACCTATTTCTTCATCACCCACGACCTCAGCGTGGTGGAGCATTTCGGGACGCGCGTTGCGGTGCTCTATCTTGGTACGCTGTGTGAGTTGGCCGATACCCGGACATTGTTTGAAAACCCCAAACACCCCTATACCAAGGCGCTGTTGTCCGCGGTGCCACAGCTCAAGGATGAAGGGCCAAGTCACATCCGGCTGCAGGGCGAAATCCCGACACCCATCAACTTGCCTCAAGGTTGCCCCTTTCAAACGCGCTGCGCATTTGCGAATGCTAGATGTCGCGAGTCGCGTCCGCGTCCACTACGGCAAGCAGATGGTAGCACCGTTGCCTGCCACGCGGTCGAAGAGAACCGGCTCGACGGCTAA
- a CDS encoding ABC transporter substrate-binding protein translates to MKHFASTLAVATLTATLSTAAMAEVTIKVAYDADPVSLDPHEQLSGGTLQLSHMVFDPLVRWTKDLQFAPRLAESWEQIDETTMRFKLRDGVTFHSGNPLTSADVDWTFDRLKSSPDFKGIFASFTDVEVIDELTFDLKTSEPYPLVLHTATYIFPMDSQFYSGTTEDGKEKAELVKHGDSFASRNLSGTGPFTVTEREQGVKVVFDRFDGYWDTASEGNVDKIILTPIKEDPTRVAALLSGDVDFIAPVPPTDLKRVEEHEGTTLITEPGTRIITFQLNQNRVEAFKDARVRKAIDYAVNNAGIVDRIMRGFGTVGAQASPAGYLGYDESLTPRFDVEKAKALMADAGYADGFSVTMMAPNNRYVNDDKIAQAVASMLAKINIKVDLQTMPKAQYWPTFDERAADMMMIGWHSDTEDSANFHQFLTHCPDEATGNGQYNSGNYCNPEADALMAEANATTDQAKRGELLRKLEGILYEDAAFIPLHWQNLAWGARDGVHAEKIVNALNFPYFGDLKVD, encoded by the coding sequence ATGAAACATTTTGCGAGTACGCTCGCTGTTGCCACTCTGACGGCAACCCTGAGCACGGCCGCGATGGCCGAGGTGACCATCAAGGTCGCCTATGACGCTGATCCGGTTTCGCTGGATCCGCATGAGCAGCTTTCCGGCGGAACGCTGCAGCTGTCGCATATGGTATTTGATCCGCTGGTCCGCTGGACCAAGGATCTGCAGTTCGCTCCGCGGCTGGCAGAAAGCTGGGAGCAGATCGATGAAACCACCATGCGGTTCAAGCTGCGCGACGGTGTCACGTTCCACAGCGGCAACCCGCTGACCTCGGCAGATGTTGACTGGACGTTTGATCGTCTGAAGTCCAGCCCCGATTTCAAGGGTATCTTCGCGTCTTTCACTGACGTCGAAGTCATCGACGAGCTGACTTTCGACCTGAAGACCTCCGAGCCGTATCCGCTGGTCCTGCACACGGCGACCTACATCTTCCCGATGGACAGCCAGTTTTACTCCGGCACCACCGAGGATGGCAAAGAAAAGGCCGAGCTGGTCAAGCACGGCGACAGCTTTGCATCGCGCAACCTGTCCGGCACCGGCCCCTTCACTGTCACCGAGCGTGAACAGGGCGTGAAAGTCGTCTTTGATCGCTTTGATGGCTACTGGGACACCGCTTCCGAAGGCAACGTCGACAAGATTATCCTGACGCCGATCAAGGAAGACCCGACACGTGTCGCAGCCCTGCTGTCTGGTGACGTTGATTTTATCGCACCTGTTCCGCCAACTGATCTGAAGCGTGTCGAAGAACACGAAGGCACCACCCTGATCACCGAACCCGGCACCCGTATCATCACGTTCCAACTGAACCAGAACCGTGTTGAAGCGTTCAAAGACGCACGTGTTCGCAAGGCGATCGACTATGCGGTGAACAACGCCGGCATCGTGGATCGCATTATGCGCGGCTTTGGCACCGTTGGCGCCCAGGCAAGCCCGGCCGGCTATCTCGGCTATGACGAGAGCCTGACCCCGCGCTTTGACGTTGAAAAAGCCAAGGCTCTGATGGCCGATGCTGGTTACGCCGATGGTTTCTCGGTCACCATGATGGCGCCGAACAACCGCTATGTGAACGACGATAAAATCGCTCAGGCCGTTGCTTCGATGCTGGCAAAGATCAACATCAAAGTTGACCTGCAGACCATGCCCAAAGCGCAGTACTGGCCGACATTTGACGAACGCGCTGCCGACATGATGATGATCGGCTGGCACTCCGACACCGAAGACTCCGCGAACTTCCACCAGTTCCTGACGCATTGCCCGGACGAAGCCACCGGTAACGGTCAGTACAATTCCGGCAACTACTGCAACCCGGAAGCCGATGCTCTGATGGCTGAAGCCAATGCGACAACCGATCAGGCGAAACGTGGCGAACTGCTGCGCAAGCTGGAAGGCATCCTTTATGAAGACGCGGCCTTCATTCCGCTGCACTGGCAGAACCTGGCCTGGGGTGCTCGTGATGGTGTCCACGCTGAGAAGATCGTGAACGCTCTGAACTTCCCCTACTTCGGCGATCTGAAAGTAGACTGA
- a CDS encoding ABC transporter permease, giving the protein MSSLSTNQTTPSRFSRLWNSNMGYSFRRNPVAMVSFAVFMVITLASILAPVLAPFDPYDPAQIDIMNSEYPPAWIDGADPQFVFGTDDQGRDLWSTILYGTRLSLLIGLCAVALQAFLGISIGLVAGYVGGRLDSLLMRFADIQLSFSTLMVAIIFLAVTQAMFGSETFNQYAIYFLIAVIGVAEWPQYARTVRATVLAEKKKEYIDSARVLGFGPMRIMVRHILPNSLSPIFVISTVQVANAIISEASLSFLGLGMPPSQPSLGSLISSGFDYIFSGSWWITAIPGVVLVVLVLVINLLGDWMRDVLNPKLYKG; this is encoded by the coding sequence ATGAGCAGCCTTAGTACAAACCAAACCACCCCGTCGCGGTTTAGTCGCCTGTGGAACTCCAACATGGGCTACAGCTTTCGGCGCAACCCCGTGGCGATGGTATCCTTTGCGGTGTTCATGGTCATCACCCTCGCCTCGATCCTGGCACCGGTGCTGGCACCGTTTGATCCCTATGATCCGGCCCAGATCGACATTATGAACAGCGAATACCCGCCAGCCTGGATTGACGGAGCCGACCCCCAGTTCGTGTTTGGCACCGATGATCAGGGACGGGATCTGTGGTCGACGATCCTCTACGGCACCCGCCTGTCCCTGCTGATCGGTCTTTGCGCCGTCGCCTTGCAAGCCTTCCTCGGGATCTCAATCGGGTTGGTGGCCGGCTATGTCGGTGGGCGGCTCGACAGCCTTCTGATGCGCTTTGCCGATATCCAGCTGTCTTTCTCGACGTTGATGGTCGCTATCATCTTCCTCGCGGTGACACAGGCGATGTTTGGCAGCGAGACCTTCAACCAATATGCGATCTACTTCCTGATTGCAGTGATCGGCGTCGCCGAATGGCCGCAATATGCCCGAACGGTACGCGCCACTGTTCTTGCTGAGAAAAAGAAGGAATATATCGACAGCGCCCGCGTGCTGGGCTTCGGCCCGATGCGGATTATGGTGCGGCATATTCTGCCGAACTCGCTGTCGCCGATCTTTGTGATTTCGACGGTGCAGGTGGCGAATGCGATTATTTCCGAGGCGTCACTCAGCTTCCTGGGTCTTGGGATGCCCCCCAGTCAGCCCTCGCTCGGATCGCTGATCTCCTCCGGTTTTGACTATATCTTCTCCGGCAGCTGGTGGATCACCGCCATCCCCGGTGTGGTTCTCGTTGTCCTCGTTCTTGTCATCAACCTCTTGGGTGACTGGATGCGTGACGTGCTGAACCCGAAACTCTACAAAGGATAA